The genomic interval cttgaatgttttccacttttgaataatctttctcactgtagaatgatggactttaaattgtttgaaaatGGCCTTATATCCCTTTCCAGATTGATAGatgcagcaacaattgcttctctaagatcattgctgatgtctttcctccttggcattgtgttaacacacacctgaatgctccagaccagcaaactgctaaaacttcggcttttatagaggtggtcacacttgctgatgatcaattaatcaagggcatttgattagcagcacctttctgctatttagcatcttaattcctatggaagcgcAAACtatggggaaaggggagggaaggggatggGGAAAGGAGACCCTCGCTGCTGCTATTGATGATAGAGAAGTGATTGGTGCTGTAATCACTGGTAACAGATAATAAATGAACGCAGAGAAAGAGAACCCCAAGCGGAGAGCACACTTTCACTGTAACGATTACAGAATGGGTACACATGAGTTGACACAAGTGTAGTAGAGTGGGAAATGTGTATGTGAAGGATATGGTGAATAAGTTTAAACACTTTATTGGGAGTATTACTCAAAGgataaaagtttgcgctcccctgatctataCCGATCTCTCTACCATCTATACCTATCTCTCTACCGACTATACATATCTCTCTACCATTTATACCTATCTGTCTATCATCTATACCTATCTCTCTACCATCTATACCACTCTCATATTCCCAGAAGAACCCGACAGACTGGCGAAACGCGTTGGTCTTTTTGGACCTTGGAGGCCACCGTACCAACTGGCTGGAGTTCCTGCTTGCTGACGTCAGAGGCCCCAATCGATCTGCCGGTGAGAGCAGAGACGCaggctaccacacgtggagggcGTGTCAGACGAGCAGCTGTTTATACCGGGATAGGGTTGGAGTGCGCCCCAAGTTACTCCCTGCTTACCTACATCGGGGTGATTGTGAGTTTGAAATTTCCCCTTTTTGTTGTTTGTGCAAGGAGTTAATACGTTAATGCACCATCCATTCTGCATTTGTGTTTTTCCCTACATATCTACAATGGAGATTTAAAGCAAGATGCCTGGTTCAACGgagcatgaaatgcccaggggagtgctactacataggtgagacgggacaggggctaaacaagagaatgaatctgcattgccacagcatcacacgcagcacaagagacagtcctgtcggcgaacatttctcttactctggccataagatgaacaatCTGAATGTGgctatactcaaaggtaatcttagcacaccgaaagagagatggttgcatgaatacaaatgtatgcaactgttagGGGCACTTagtggtggcctaaaccgagaccacagtttcatgagtcactactgacacgagaactctcttcccatgagtgctagaGGCCatatctatacatactgtactgcgctatatgtatgcacacacagctgtctcttacatatactaatactctatgtaattccatccctatatagggaccacatagtatatacacacacttttagtaatgcaacacccgcttacatttccacacctacccacacaattgatatacactcccactccacacacaccttctgtaaagcactgtatacactgtgggcgctttataaatttatatttacatacatacacacatatgctcTTACATctctaacattcagggactatttaacacctcaagtcataaatcgcatactgcacaggggggagggataggtttcagtcacagatacattccaggatgcgctGTTTGTAagtaaaacccttgcttgctttacTCATTGTAatatcaccggaagaagagatcagtgtatctcgaaagctcgcacaaataaaagcatttcgttagccacagaacggtatcgtctatttgcttttattttatatatactatatatatatatatatatataaatatatatatgtatccttcTAATAGCGCTTACCTGTTTAATTTATCTAGAAATCAGACACAGTACCACTTTAACTGTTGGTTGTTATCACCTCTTGGGGCCATGTCATTTCCATTGTCCAAATGTAGATTAGATTGCCATCTCTTCAGGTGAGAGACACATTATGTGGAGTTCATCAGTGCTTCCACTGATATGATCAAACCAATGACctttcacccctcctccctctaTCCAATATAAATGAGCAGAGATGAGTTTTCTAGTGTGGTTAAAGATGCTTTATTTACATTAGTAATGTATCTTGCAGCAGgttctacatacagtacatagtaaaaggacaaagaggagagggagggcagaGAATTTGGGAGGCCTCCTAATGAAGGGGGAGAGGAAAAAGGTGATCGATAGATTGAGGGAGAAAAGAAATACGAAAGGAGTAGCCCCAAAATATTCCTTTTTAGAGCAATGTGGCCCCTTCGGCAGTGAAGAAGTTAAAAACCAGAAGCAGCTTGACTTTAAAGATGGAAAATGGTCCATGCTATCTCAATTTAACCTTTTTAGCACTGGCAAAACCTTGTAATTCTTCAGCTTTTGCTGGAATTAATGAATGGGCGTCATAGTTTGCGAGCCCGGTAAATAAGGGGCAAAGTCATTATAAAGCCTGACACATTGCCTTCATGACGTGGCGGCTGCATTTTAATTTCCCTAATGGACGGGGAATAACAGAGATCGATGTCTGCAGAAGCTTCATCGGAAATCCAGCTCAGATTTGAAAGTTATTTGAAGAAAGAGGTTGAATTCTTATTTCAAATAtaaatagcacttgtgagcacattcacatgtctcagacagaccCTGCTTTtcctcattatctcttagcatacagtgcttctactccaatcagggattctgggtaatgacatgcaaacgagcccactgtcaccttttgcttcaaatccatttttagatggatccctataagcttctgcctgtCGTAATAGACTtcttttcagcacagtctgggttatagaagtgcagagccagtaacccttctCACAAACAGTTGTTTCCACCTTTTGGATCTCATCAgggtgaggctggttgtactgacTTTGCCAATGTGAacctgggataggtttcaaccacacattatactGTATAAGTTATGGTTGGAATATTTCAAATCTGCCGTCCAATAACATTGCTCAAATAAAGACTTCTTTATAAATCACCACCTTCTGATTTCCTACAGACCAGTCACCTCTGGTTTTCCATGTCTCGCAGATTTTCCGTATCTAACTGATTTAAAGTCTATGTTGCTGATTTGGAATCTGTCTCGCTGATTTGGAGTCTGTCTCCCTGATTTGGAGTCTGTCTCCCTGATTTGGAGTctgtcccactgatttggagtctgtcccactgatttggagtctgtcccactgatttggagtctgtctcactgatttggagtctgTCTCCCTGATTTGGAGTctgtcccactgatttggagtctgtcccactgatttggagTCTGTCTCCCTGATTTGGAGTCTGTCTCCCTGATTTGGAGTCTGTCTCGCTGATTTGGAGTctgtctcactgatttggagtctgTCTCCCTGATTTGGAGTCTGTCTCCCTGATTTGGAGTctgtctcactgatttggagacGGGTATAATCAACTTAGAAATGCTGCGTTCTTTCTACTTTCTCCCTGATAAACATCCCCCCCCGTCCCCAGTCCCCATATACAACAGAATACAAATTGGATCTCCCTTATTTCCTCTTAAATCATAAGAAGACAGTATGCGTTCATATCAAATATATTAATATAGGGATTGCATTTTAAGGGTAAGATGTGGAGATACTTGGCAGTACTATACAGTGCAGAATGTTCAGTTTTCAGAAAAGGATAGCTGAAGTTTCTTCTCCTAACATAAAAAATGGATTCACAATTTAGACAGTATAAACGTTAGAAGCTCACAAAAGCCCATTGCAGCATTGACAGTGTATGCAGGCACAAAGGGTCCCAgcgccgaagagcttacaatctaatgttatggtgcctgaggtacagggagatagaATGACTTGCCTTAGGTCGGTAGGAGAGCTCACAAGGGGATCTGAACCATGTTCAACCACTTCAAAGGCAGCAATTTCTCCTTCAGCCCTACTGCGTTCTATATTTGCAACCACATGGGACTGTGGTGGCAGCAATGGAGGGTCCCATCTTATGGCATGCACCTTCTTATGCTGTATGTGTTTGGAACCCCACAGCCTTGGGCAGACGTGTGCCCCAACATTCTCCCACCTCTTTGTGGCTCAGGGTGCCCTCTAGGTTACTCCTCTCCAGGCCCTCCTCTCTTGCAGCCCTCCCTCCATGCCCCCTCTCTTCCTGGACCTGGGTGACCTCGGTGTGCCCAGCGTAGAAGCCAGCCACCGTGTTAGCAGCTTGGACCGCGTGGACCTTGTTCCGTGCCCTCTTCTGGGTGAGCAGGCAGGTGAAGACCTGCTTGAACCTCTTGCGGAAGTGCTTAGAGATGAGGGCATAGACAATAGGATTGAGGCAGGAGTTAGCGTAGGACATGCAGTGGGACACCAGGCGGAAGGCATAGGTGGCTCTGTTGAAGGGGAAATGGCCAAACCAGAAGCAGAGGATGACCAGGTGATGGGGCAGCCAACAGATACAGAAGAGGACGGCCACAATGACTATCATTTTGGTCACCTTGTGTTTGGCCTTACGAGACTCAGAGGCCGTCTTCACTGGGTCCACCGAGGTCCACAGGAAGCAGATGGTCCTGGCGTAGGACAGACCCAAGATGACCACAGGGAGCAGGTACCCGACGACGAAGGTGGAGACATCCATGATTTTCCGCCTTTGGTCCTCCCAGTTGGGAATGCAGATAGGCACCTGGTTGTAGAGGATAATGTGGTAGTAGCTCAGGTAAGGGCCTGCAAACAGTATGGAGAGGGCCCATATGACCCCGATGGTGGCCAAAGCATTCCGCGAGGTCCGAAGGTCTCTGGACTTGAGCGGGTAGCGAATGGCGAGATACCTGCAGATAGAGAGAAGAGGGATGGAGGAATTTCAGGTTTGGAGACAGTGACATCAACACTTAAAACTTGAAAACTGAGCAAATATTTTGTAATTAAACATGTTAACCTCCTAACAGAGCCTTGTGAGAACACGCAGAGCATTgtaataacatacagagcctcgtattaacacgcagagcattgtaataacatgcagagcctcGTATGAACATGCTCAGCAtcgtaataacacgcagagcattgtaataacatgcagcgcctcgtaataacatgcagaaactcgtaataacacgcagagcattgtaataacatgcagcgcctcgtaataacatgcagaaactcgtaataacacgcagagcattgtaataacatgcagcgcttcgtaataacacgcagagcaatgtaataacatgcagcgcctcgtaataacatgcagcgcctcgtaataacacgcagagcaatgtaataacacgcagcgcctcgtaataacacacagagcaatgtaataacatgcagaacctcgtaataacacacagagcattgtaataacacgcagagtctCGTAATAACACACAGTACCTTGtaagaacacgcagagcaatgtaataacacacagagcctcGTAATAACACGCAGTACCTtgtgataacacgcagagcattgtaataacacgcagtctcataataacacgtagagcaatgtaataacaggCAACACCTCGTAATAACACCCAGAGCcttgtaataacacacagagcaatataataatacagagcaatgtaataacacacagagcaatataataatacagagcaatgtaataacacacagagcaatataataatacagagcaatgtaataacacacagagcaatataataatacacagatcaatgtaataacatgcagtgccCCGTGATAGCATGCAGAACctaataacaacacgcagagcaatgtaataacaggCAACACcttgtaataacacgcagagccttgtaataacatgcagagccttGACATAAGacacagagcaatgtaataacatgcagagccttGACATAAGacacagagcaatgtaataacatgcagtgcctcacaataacacacagagcctTGTAATAACACGCAGCACATTGTAAAAACACGCAGTGCCTTGTAATAGCATGCATAGCCtcgtaataacacgcagagcaatgtaataacatgcagagtctCGTAATAACATGTAGCACCTCGTTATAACATGCAGAGCCTCCTAATAATGGCCCGATGGACATCCAGTCCTAGATGCTCCTAATCCACTGTGATTTCCAGTTCTAGCGGTACCATACTCCCAATCCTCTGTAATAAGAGTCCTAGAGGTACCATGCTCCCAATCCTCTGTAATAAGAGTCCTAGAGGTACCATGCTCCCAATCCACTGCAATAGAGTCCTAGAGGTACCATGCTTCCAATCCAGTGTCATCCAGTCCTATTGGTACCATGCTCCCCTGACCCCTGTGGCATTCAGTCCTAGAGGTACCATGCTCCCTTGACCTCTGTGGCAGGGCCGCAGTATGTAAATCCGCTAGCAGAGATTATCCATGCTTACAGTAGGTCAGTGTTCCCGTCACCGGCTGAGATTAAACCGAGCACGGGCCAGACACAGGAGGTCACCCCACAAGTGTCACAGCAGCAGAGGACacaagaagagggagagagagagaaaggcagagagagggggaggcagagagagagggaggcagagagagagggaggcagagagagagggaggcagaaacagagagagagaggcagaaacagagagagagaggcagagagaggaagagagagcgggagagaggcagagagaaagggaggcagagagaaagaaagaggagagaggcagagagaagaagagaggtagagagggaagaggagacagagagagagaggctgagagaagagagaggctgagagaagagagaaagagagaggcagagaaagagggAGGCAGAGGCGGAGAGGGAagatgagacagacagagagagaatgaagaggagagagacagaggggaggagagaatgggaagagcgaggcagagagagtttagagagagacagagagagagggaagaggagacAGAACATGAGATTTATGATTTGAGAAACATTCCTTGGAAATGGAAACATTTGTTGGGACACAATAGAAATAAAGTCTCTATACTCGGAGGGTCCAAGTTTGCTGGGGACAATTCTGCCATCACACTGAGGCCTCTTGCTGGCGCCATGTGTAGCAGCTCTGATCCTATATCCAGTTATATGGACCCTATAGAGTTACAGAAGACACCCTACCACCAACTCACATCCTTCACTAATGGTTCTAACAGATACTGTAGGGCAGTGGCTAATCCCT from Ascaphus truei isolate aAscTru1 chromosome 17, aAscTru1.hap1, whole genome shotgun sequence carries:
- the GALR3 gene encoding galanin receptor type 3, which produces MSQAWNGSVPSELPPGGIIVPVVFSLIFALGTVGNGLVLAVLLRNGQTKYNTTNLFILNLGVADLCFILLCVPFQATIYTLDGWLFGAFLCKAVHFSIYLSMYASSFTLAAVSVDRYLAIRYPLKSRDLRTSRNALATIGVIWALSILFAGPYLSYYHIILYNQVPICIPNWEDQRRKIMDVSTFVVGYLLPVVILGLSYARTICFLWTSVDPVKTASESRKAKHKVTKMIVIVAVLFCICWLPHHLVILCFWFGHFPFNRATYAFRLVSHCMSYANSCLNPIVYALISKHFRKRFKQVFTCLLTQKRARNKVHAVQAANTVAGFYAGHTEVTQVQEERGHGGRAAREEGLERSNLEGTLSHKEVGECWGTRLPKAVGFQTHTA